Proteins encoded within one genomic window of Dehalococcoidia bacterium:
- a CDS encoding AI-2E family transporter, with translation MVGFSQRAVWPLGALVLLLVVLHFLPLSLKHVFTVLFTAVLLAAAVAPAARFMARRGVPRGVTILVIYLLVLAVLAGVIALIVPLVVDEIDALRQSLPGYADDAQRFVARIAPDQAQNFSTKTITDRLSGELGTVASTLTSLIFDLVSFSITVILVLVIAFFLAVEEDFVALAIRRFVPPDQRPRVARVMGRIGTRMGQWARAQLLLALFFGVAFGAGLRIFNVHYAVTLGVIGGVLEVIPYVGGFLTVALAVLVALTQNPLLVIWVVAWYAVVVEIEGHVIAPKLMDRVLGIHPLVVVVALFLGGEALGILGALLAVPIAIVVQALLDEFYVFEPPSVAPAAVDGHGAELPSDKREPEHPPPVAPRSAAGRRR, from the coding sequence TTGGTCGGGTTTTCGCAGCGGGCGGTATGGCCGCTGGGCGCGCTCGTGCTGCTGCTGGTCGTGCTGCACTTCCTGCCGCTTTCCCTCAAGCACGTCTTCACCGTGCTCTTCACCGCGGTTCTGCTGGCCGCGGCCGTCGCCCCGGCGGCGCGCTTTATGGCCCGCCGCGGTGTGCCGCGCGGCGTCACGATCCTTGTGATCTACCTGCTGGTGCTGGCGGTGCTCGCCGGTGTCATCGCCTTGATCGTGCCGCTGGTCGTGGACGAGATCGATGCGCTGCGCCAATCGTTACCGGGCTACGCCGACGACGCGCAGCGCTTCGTCGCCCGCATCGCCCCGGATCAGGCGCAGAACTTCTCCACCAAGACGATTACCGACCGCCTCTCGGGCGAGCTGGGCACCGTTGCCAGTACGCTGACGAGCCTGATCTTCGACCTCGTCTCCTTCAGCATCACCGTGATCCTGGTGCTGGTGATCGCCTTCTTCCTCGCGGTGGAAGAAGACTTTGTCGCGCTGGCGATCCGCCGCTTCGTGCCGCCGGACCAGCGGCCGCGCGTGGCGCGGGTGATGGGCCGCATCGGCACGCGCATGGGGCAGTGGGCACGGGCACAACTCCTGCTGGCGCTGTTTTTCGGCGTGGCGTTCGGCGCGGGGCTGCGCATCTTCAACGTGCACTACGCGGTGACGCTTGGCGTGATCGGCGGTGTGCTTGAGGTCATTCCTTACGTCGGCGGTTTCCTTACGGTGGCGCTGGCGGTGCTCGTCGCGTTGACGCAGAATCCGCTGCTGGTGATCTGGGTGGTCGCCTGGTACGCCGTGGTGGTGGAGATCGAAGGCCACGTGATCGCGCCGAAGCTGATGGACCGTGTGCTGGGCATCCATCCGCTGGTGGTCGTGGTGGCGCTCTTCCTGGGAGGCGAGGCGCTGGGCATTCTCGGCGCCCTGCTGGCCGTGCCGATTGCCATCGTCGTCCAGGCGCTGCTCGACGAGTTCTACGTCTTCGAGCCGCCTTCCGTGGCGCCCGCCGCGGTGGACGGTCATGGCG
- a CDS encoding epoxide hydrolase gives MTTATPAGLRPFTIAVPQEVLDDLHERLRRTRFPDEVPDSGWTYGANLAYLRDLVEYWLNRYDWRAAEARLNALPQFTATVGGLELHFAYIRGKGPNPAPLLISHGWPGSFFEMIEIAGPLSDPAAHGGDTADAFDLVIPSLPGYGFSEHPQAPGMTPQAIGELFARLMHETLGYDRYFVQGGDWGAVITAAMAYQQPRQVAGLHLNMLGVRPYTGAGTPPLSDEEQAFMAEAERWRLEETGYQWIQGTRPQTLAYGLTDSPAGLAGWIVEKFRAWSDCDGDVERSFSKDQLLTNIMIYWVSGCINSSTRLYYESRHNPWRLNAGERIEAPTGYAAFPHELTRPPRSWAARALNLQRWTPMPRGGHFAAMEEPQLLVDDIRAFFRPLRASLAR, from the coding sequence ATGACCACCGCAACGCCCGCGGGCCTGCGCCCGTTCACGATCGCCGTGCCCCAGGAAGTGCTCGACGACCTGCACGAGCGCCTGCGCCGCACGCGCTTTCCCGACGAGGTTCCCGACAGCGGCTGGACCTACGGCGCCAACCTCGCGTATTTGCGCGATCTGGTGGAGTACTGGTTGAACCGCTACGACTGGCGCGCGGCCGAGGCGCGGCTCAACGCCCTGCCGCAGTTTACGGCCACCGTCGGCGGGCTCGAGCTGCATTTCGCCTACATCCGCGGCAAGGGGCCGAACCCGGCGCCGCTGCTGATCAGCCACGGCTGGCCGGGCTCGTTCTTCGAGATGATCGAGATCGCCGGTCCGCTGAGCGATCCGGCGGCGCACGGCGGCGACACTGCCGACGCGTTCGACCTGGTAATCCCCAGCCTGCCGGGCTACGGCTTCTCGGAGCATCCGCAGGCGCCGGGCATGACGCCGCAGGCGATCGGCGAACTGTTTGCGCGGCTGATGCACGAGACGCTCGGCTACGACCGCTATTTCGTGCAGGGGGGCGACTGGGGCGCGGTGATCACGGCGGCGATGGCGTATCAGCAGCCGCGGCAGGTCGCCGGCCTGCATCTGAACATGCTCGGCGTGCGCCCCTACACCGGCGCCGGCACGCCGCCGCTCAGCGACGAAGAGCAGGCGTTCATGGCCGAGGCGGAACGCTGGCGGCTGGAGGAGACGGGCTACCAGTGGATTCAGGGCACGCGCCCGCAGACGCTCGCGTACGGCCTGACCGATTCGCCCGCCGGCCTCGCCGGCTGGATCGTGGAGAAGTTCCGCGCCTGGAGCGACTGCGACGGCGACGTGGAGCGCAGCTTCAGCAAGGACCAGCTGCTGACGAACATCATGATCTACTGGGTCAGCGGCTGCATCAACAGCTCCACCCGCCTCTACTACGAGAGCCGGCACAACCCCTGGCGCCTGAACGCCGGCGAGCGCATCGAGGCGCCCACGGGCTACGCCGCCTTCCCGCACGAGCTGACGCGCCCACCGCGCTCCTGGGCCGCGCGGGCGCTGAACCTGCAGCGCTGGACGCCGATGCCGCGCGGGGGCCACTTCGCCGCGATGGAGGAGCCGCAGCTGCTCGTCGATGACATCCGCGCCTTCTTCCGGCCGCTGCGGGCGTCGCTGGCGCGCTGA
- a CDS encoding molybdopterin-dependent oxidoreductase translates to MSQIATETTVRTVCPHDCPDMCSMLVTVRDGHVLRVQGDPEHPVTRGFLCGKVMRYAERVHSPERLLTPLRRSGAKGEGRFEPISWDAALDEIVARWRAVIEESGAEALLGWCYSGNQGLVGRNLFQALFHALGASRFIAGTICDSACDQGWEYAVGDDPGSDMESVVDSDLVICWGANVVTTNVHIVPLINEARAKGAKLVVIDPYRTRTARQADWHIAPRVGSDTALALGVMHVLVREGLHDARFVAQRTEGFERLCFETLPRYTPRAVERISGVPAADIERLARMYGEARAPFIRLGMGMSRNSGGGMAVRTVACLPALVGAWAKRGGGALLASAAGWQLDYDALRRPDLAPRPTRRINHSLLGGALLELDDPPIRALFVASNNPAVTCPDNARVIRGLRREDLFTVVHDTFLSDTARYADIVLPASTSLESEDLHRSYGHRYVQHAPRILEPQGESRPNLWLVQQLAAQLGLKDEVFTRTPRDHMQALFAGAAGAAARVDLETVLSGEPTKLPLADSGPTITHLYSDAMAADGLPGLPEWQPDPAQPAGEDAARWPLRLLTAPGHHQHHTAFAGVAALQRRQGTPACLLHPDDARGRGISDGDAVRLFNEHGQVGLVAKVTADGQRGVVVVEGSRGRSRFLSGGPLNVLTSDHLSDMGAGATYQSTWVEACLLGDKDG, encoded by the coding sequence ATGAGCCAAATCGCCACCGAAACCACGGTTCGCACCGTCTGTCCGCACGACTGCCCCGACATGTGCTCGATGCTCGTCACGGTGCGAGACGGCCACGTGCTGCGCGTGCAAGGCGACCCGGAACACCCCGTGACGCGCGGCTTCCTCTGTGGCAAGGTCATGCGCTACGCGGAACGCGTGCACTCGCCGGAGCGGCTTTTGACCCCGTTGCGGCGGAGCGGGGCAAAAGGCGAGGGGCGGTTCGAGCCGATCTCCTGGGACGCCGCCCTGGACGAAATCGTGGCGCGCTGGCGTGCCGTGATCGAGGAGTCGGGCGCGGAGGCGCTGCTTGGCTGGTGCTACAGCGGCAACCAGGGTCTTGTAGGCCGCAATCTGTTCCAGGCCCTGTTCCACGCGCTGGGCGCCAGCCGCTTTATCGCCGGCACGATCTGCGACAGCGCCTGCGACCAGGGCTGGGAGTACGCCGTCGGCGACGATCCCGGCAGCGACATGGAGAGCGTGGTCGATTCTGATCTCGTGATCTGCTGGGGCGCCAACGTCGTCACGACCAACGTCCACATCGTGCCGCTGATCAACGAGGCGCGGGCGAAGGGCGCGAAACTGGTGGTGATCGACCCGTACCGCACGCGCACAGCTCGCCAGGCGGACTGGCACATCGCGCCGCGCGTCGGCAGCGATACGGCGCTCGCACTTGGCGTCATGCACGTGCTCGTGCGAGAGGGGCTGCACGACGCCAGGTTCGTGGCGCAGCGCACGGAGGGCTTCGAAAGGCTCTGCTTTGAGACCTTGCCGCGCTATACGCCGCGGGCCGTGGAGCGCATCAGCGGCGTGCCCGCCGCCGACATCGAGCGACTGGCGCGGATGTACGGCGAGGCCCGCGCCCCCTTCATCCGCCTGGGTATGGGCATGTCGCGCAACAGCGGCGGCGGCATGGCCGTGCGCACGGTCGCCTGCCTGCCGGCGCTGGTCGGCGCCTGGGCGAAGCGGGGTGGCGGCGCGCTGCTGGCCAGCGCCGCCGGCTGGCAGCTCGACTACGACGCCTTGCGCCGGCCCGACCTGGCGCCGCGGCCCACGCGCCGCATCAACCACAGCCTGCTGGGCGGGGCGTTGCTGGAGCTGGACGACCCGCCGATCCGGGCGCTGTTCGTCGCCTCGAACAACCCCGCCGTCACCTGTCCCGACAACGCCCGCGTGATCCGGGGTCTGCGGCGCGAGGACCTGTTCACCGTCGTGCACGACACCTTCCTCTCCGACACGGCGCGCTACGCCGACATTGTGCTGCCGGCGAGCACGAGCCTGGAGTCCGAAGATCTGCACCGCAGCTACGGCCACCGTTATGTGCAGCACGCCCCGCGCATCCTCGAGCCGCAGGGCGAGTCGCGGCCGAACCTCTGGCTCGTGCAGCAGCTCGCCGCACAGCTCGGTCTGAAGGACGAGGTTTTCACGCGCACGCCGCGCGACCACATGCAGGCGCTGTTCGCGGGCGCCGCCGGCGCGGCGGCGCGGGTCGATCTCGAAACAGTGCTCTCCGGCGAGCCCACGAAGCTGCCGCTGGCAGACAGCGGCCCGACGATTACGCATCTCTACTCCGACGCGATGGCGGCCGATGGTCTGCCCGGTCTGCCCGAGTGGCAACCCGACCCCGCCCAGCCTGCCGGCGAAGACGCCGCGCGCTGGCCGCTGCGCCTGCTGACGGCGCCGGGCCATCATCAGCACCACACCGCCTTCGCCGGCGTCGCCGCGCTGCAGCGCAGGCAGGGCACGCCGGCCTGCCTGCTGCATCCGGACGATGCGCGAGGGCGCGGCATCAGTGACGGTGATGCTGTGAGGTTGTTCAACGAGCACGGTCAGGTCGGCCTGGTCGCGAAAGTAACGGCCGACGGGCAGCGGGGCGTGGTGGTGGTGGAGGGCAGCCGCGGCCGCTCGCGCTTCCTCAGCGGCGGCCCGCTCAACGTGCTGACCTCGGACCACCTGTCCGACATGGGCGCGGGCGCGACGTATCAAAGCACCTGGGTGGAGGCGTGCCTGCTGGGCGACAAGGACGGCTAA
- a CDS encoding DUF5615 family PIN-like protein, translating to MAGYYADEDVPVLAARIARGLGLDILHTEELGRKGVRDQDQLLFAARQGRILITRNCKDFWPMSEEFAANQSPHAGVLCITKSLEDRPAAEIARALVAFDRAHTGGVPPYYVDYLHAVP from the coding sequence GTGGCCGGCTATTACGCCGACGAGGACGTGCCGGTGCTGGCTGCACGCATCGCCCGCGGGCTGGGGCTCGACATCCTGCACACCGAAGAGCTGGGCCGCAAGGGTGTCCGCGACCAGGACCAACTGCTCTTCGCCGCGCGGCAAGGCCGCATCCTGATCACGCGCAACTGCAAGGACTTTTGGCCAATGAGCGAAGAGTTTGCCGCGAACCAGTCACCGCACGCTGGTGTGCTCTGCATTACCAAATCGCTCGAAGACCGCCCCGCGGCCGAGATTGCGCGGGCGCTTGTTGCGTTCGATCGTGCGCACACGGGCGGAGTACCGCCTTACTACGTCGACTACCTTCACGCCGTGCCGTAA
- a CDS encoding acetyl-CoA acetyltransferase, giving the protein MSEPSIRDRAAIAGIGETHYYKRGGAPVSEFALACEAVLRAADDAGLAVEQIDGFASYSNDRNEPVRLAAALGLPELRWTGMVWGGGGGGVGAAVANAAAAVAAGYAQHIVVFRSLAQGQFRRFGQGTRASVTAGMMAYSAPYGLLSAAQVIALRTRRFMEEHGATVNALAGIALASYHHAQFNPRAVMYGRPLSREDYDNSRWIVEPFHLFDCCQENDGAAALIVTTPERARDLKHKPAYVMAAAQGSMFRHDLFTHAGPDYATANFKTLAPRLFAEAGIEPKDVDVAQVYENFTGGELLAMAEHGFFAPEEADAFCTVENLTWPHGKLPINTSGGNLAECYMHGLELVNEAVRQVRGESTCQVENCRVSLVIGGPVAAPVSSLLLHP; this is encoded by the coding sequence ATGTCTGAGCCGTCGATCCGGGACCGCGCGGCGATCGCGGGCATCGGTGAGACCCACTACTACAAGCGCGGCGGCGCCCCCGTCAGCGAGTTCGCGCTGGCCTGCGAGGCGGTGCTGCGCGCGGCGGACGATGCCGGGCTTGCGGTCGAGCAGATCGACGGCTTCGCCAGCTACAGCAACGACCGCAACGAGCCCGTGCGCCTGGCCGCCGCGCTCGGCCTGCCCGAGCTGCGTTGGACGGGCATGGTCTGGGGTGGCGGGGGCGGCGGCGTCGGCGCCGCGGTGGCGAACGCGGCCGCGGCGGTAGCAGCCGGTTATGCTCAGCACATCGTCGTCTTCCGCTCGCTGGCGCAGGGGCAGTTCCGCCGCTTCGGCCAGGGCACGCGCGCCAGCGTCACGGCGGGCATGATGGCGTACAGCGCGCCGTATGGGCTGCTCTCGGCGGCGCAGGTGATCGCGCTGCGCACGCGCCGTTTCATGGAGGAACACGGCGCGACCGTGAACGCCCTGGCCGGTATCGCCCTCGCCTCGTATCACCACGCGCAGTTCAACCCGCGGGCGGTGATGTACGGCCGGCCGCTCTCGCGCGAGGACTACGACAACTCCCGCTGGATCGTGGAGCCCTTCCACCTGTTCGACTGCTGCCAGGAGAACGACGGCGCCGCGGCGCTGATCGTCACCACGCCGGAACGGGCGCGCGACCTCAAGCACAAACCGGCCTACGTGATGGCCGCGGCGCAGGGCTCCATGTTCCGTCACGACCTCTTCACCCACGCCGGCCCCGACTACGCCACGGCGAACTTCAAGACGCTTGCGCCGCGCCTCTTCGCCGAAGCCGGCATCGAGCCGAAGGACGTGGACGTGGCGCAGGTGTACGAGAACTTCACCGGCGGCGAGCTGCTGGCGATGGCCGAGCACGGCTTCTTCGCGCCGGAGGAGGCGGACGCCTTCTGTACAGTCGAGAACCTGACCTGGCCCCATGGCAAGCTGCCGATCAACACCAGCGGCGGGAATTTAGCCGAGTGTTACATGCACGGCCTGGAGCTGGTGAACGAGGCGGTGCGCCAGGTGCGGGGCGAATCGACCTGCCAGGTAGAGAACTGCCGCGTCTCGCTGGTGATCGGCGGCCCGGTCGCCGCCCCGGTCAGCAGCCTGCTGCTGCATCCCTGA